From a region of the Synechococcus sp. PCC 7502 genome:
- a CDS encoding glutathione S-transferase family protein encodes MALGLLVDGKWQTEWTEHNESGEFKRMPTYFHNQITKDGKTFKAEPNRYHLYVSLGCPWANRTAIIWKLKGLEHAIGLSIVDPVISDRGWKFSDYQGCIPDRLNGAEYLAEIYVKAKSDYTGRVTVPVLWDSKTQTIVNNESQQIIKILNSEFNEFARHPELDFYPADLQTEIDEAIAKIYQPINNGVYRAGFATSQSAYTSAVVELFAALDYWEGVLANQKYVVGDRLTLADWCLFPTLFRFDLAYYGAFKCNLRQLRDYPHLWQYLLHLYRIDGVKEVCNADHVKRLYYMGIPEINPNGIVPLGSPLELIA; translated from the coding sequence ATGGCACTTGGGTTATTAGTGGATGGCAAATGGCAAACAGAATGGACAGAACATAATGAAAGTGGGGAGTTCAAGAGAATGCCGACTTATTTTCATAATCAAATTACCAAGGATGGAAAAACTTTTAAAGCAGAGCCAAATCGCTATCATCTCTATGTTTCGTTAGGATGTCCTTGGGCAAACCGCACCGCCATTATTTGGAAGCTTAAGGGTTTAGAACATGCGATCGGACTATCCATTGTTGATCCAGTGATTAGCGATCGCGGCTGGAAGTTTTCCGATTATCAAGGCTGTATTCCAGATCGCTTAAATGGAGCCGAGTATCTTGCTGAAATTTATGTAAAGGCAAAATCTGACTACACAGGTCGAGTTACGGTGCCTGTACTGTGGGACAGCAAAACCCAGACCATTGTTAATAATGAATCTCAGCAGATAATTAAAATCCTAAATTCTGAATTTAATGAATTTGCCCGTCATCCTGAACTGGACTTTTATCCTGCCGACTTACAAACTGAGATTGATGAAGCGATCGCAAAAATCTATCAACCAATTAATAACGGAGTCTATCGTGCTGGCTTTGCCACATCCCAATCTGCCTACACAAGTGCTGTAGTAGAGTTATTTGCGGCTCTGGACTACTGGGAAGGAGTGTTAGCAAATCAGAAATATGTGGTTGGCGATCGCTTAACCTTAGCTGATTGGTGCTTATTTCCAACCCTCTTTAGATTTGACCTTGCCTATTATGGAGCTTTCAAGTGTAATCTGAGGCAATTGCGGGATTATCCTCACCTTTGGCAGTACCTTCTCCATCTTTATAGGATTGATGGGGTAAAGGAAGTCTGTAATGCTGATCATGTTAAAAGGCTTTACTACATGGGTATTCCTGAAATTAACCCCAATGGAATTGTGCCTTTAGGTAGTCCTTTGGAGCTTATAGCTTAA
- a CDS encoding class III extradiol ring-cleavage dioxygenase, giving the protein MLPAIFISHGSPDMAILPSPARSFLMQLGQKISKPKAILIISAHWNTRIPQVNATLQPQTLHDFGGFPSELYKLNYPASIAPEVTNRVKNLLDQNGFFTEIVSDRGLDHGVWSPLMLIYPNADIPITQLSVQPEKDAAYHFHLGQALAPLVAEGVLIIGSGSATHNLMEIGRYVSPPAWVREFTDWLSDKIINFDLDALFNYKLLAPHAKRNHPTPEHLLPLFVVMGASGKDAQATQIHDSYTHGILSMAAFRFESVLS; this is encoded by the coding sequence ATGCTCCCAGCTATCTTTATCTCCCACGGCTCCCCTGATATGGCTATTTTACCCAGCCCAGCTCGAAGCTTTTTGATGCAACTAGGACAGAAAATTTCCAAGCCTAAAGCAATTTTGATCATTTCTGCCCACTGGAATACTAGAATTCCTCAAGTTAATGCTACGCTTCAACCACAGACATTACATGATTTTGGGGGATTTCCCTCCGAGCTTTATAAACTTAATTATCCAGCAAGTATCGCTCCAGAAGTTACAAATCGCGTCAAAAATCTATTAGATCAAAACGGATTTTTTACCGAAATTGTTAGCGATCGCGGTCTTGATCACGGGGTTTGGAGCCCACTGATGTTAATTTACCCAAATGCTGATATTCCTATCACCCAGCTATCAGTTCAACCTGAGAAAGATGCTGCCTATCATTTCCACTTGGGACAAGCTCTTGCTCCTCTAGTAGCAGAAGGAGTTCTGATCATTGGTAGTGGAAGTGCCACCCATAACCTCATGGAAATCGGTAGATATGTATCCCCGCCCGCTTGGGTAAGAGAATTTACTGATTGGTTGAGCGATAAGATCATAAATTTTGACCTAGATGCACTTTTCAACTACAAACTATTAGCCCCCCATGCTAAACGGAACCATCCTACTCCCGAACATCTCTTACCCCTATTCGTAGTGATGGGAGCCAGTGGCAAAGATGCTCAAGCCACTCAAATCCACGATAGCTACACCCACGGAATATTAAGTATGGCAGCCTTTAGGTTTGAATCAGTTTTATCTTAG
- a CDS encoding SnoaL-like domain-containing protein, translating to MATTTDLQAKFEEIKNLVLSGQAMDAFEKYYGENVVMQENENPATEGKSANRDRELDFFSKVTEFRAAEVKAVAFGEDVIISEWFVDYTHAEWGKVTHDQVSVQRWQDGKVIHERFYYAS from the coding sequence ATGGCTACTACAACTGACCTGCAAGCAAAGTTTGAGGAAATTAAAAATCTGGTTTTATCTGGGCAAGCAATGGATGCCTTTGAAAAATACTATGGCGAAAACGTAGTCATGCAAGAGAATGAAAATCCTGCCACTGAGGGTAAATCTGCTAACCGCGATCGCGAACTAGATTTCTTTTCTAAAGTGACGGAATTTAGAGCCGCAGAGGTGAAAGCTGTTGCCTTTGGCGAAGATGTGATTATTTCCGAATGGTTTGTGGACTATACCCATGCTGAATGGGGCAAAGTTACCCACGATCAAGTTTCAGTGCAGCGTTGGCAAGATGGCAAAGTAATCCACGAACGCTTCTACTACGCTTCCTAA
- a CDS encoding LysR family transcriptional regulator: MLDRLSCIQSFVRTVETGSFSAVAKELNTTQPTISKQIAALEEYLDVQLLVRSTRKVSLTDEGDRFYEIALQLLATLTEAESRVGKRQEPSGLLRVNCSVGFGQLQLVPVLDKFLSRYPQIKMDLTMADHYIDLVEEGIDLAIRIGTFSDRSLISEQIGETRLVTAAATSYFARFPEPKVPSDLIHHNCIVYTRQSTGNLWHYKGAEITVQGNLQVNNSGALTELVYKGLGIGTAPMWGFNAGLENKSLKLVLEDYEPSPLPVKVVYRRGRFISAKIKCFISFLKQELKF, translated from the coding sequence ATGCTGGATCGTCTTTCTTGTATTCAAAGTTTTGTGCGAACAGTGGAAACTGGCAGTTTTTCCGCAGTGGCAAAGGAGCTAAATACAACTCAACCCACAATTAGCAAACAAATTGCTGCCCTTGAAGAATATTTAGATGTGCAGTTACTAGTACGTTCCACCCGCAAAGTCAGTTTGACCGATGAAGGTGATCGATTTTATGAAATTGCCCTCCAACTATTGGCAACATTGACTGAAGCAGAATCTCGGGTGGGAAAACGACAGGAACCGAGTGGACTTTTACGGGTTAATTGTTCGGTAGGGTTTGGGCAGCTTCAGCTTGTGCCTGTTTTGGATAAATTTTTAAGTCGCTATCCCCAAATTAAAATGGATTTAACTATGGCTGATCATTATATTGATCTAGTTGAGGAAGGCATTGATCTAGCAATTCGGATTGGCACTTTTAGCGATCGCAGCCTCATTTCCGAACAAATTGGCGAAACCCGACTGGTAACAGCAGCAGCAACTAGCTATTTTGCCCGATTTCCTGAACCAAAGGTACCTTCAGACTTAATTCACCATAACTGCATAGTTTATACTCGCCAATCCACAGGCAATTTATGGCATTACAAGGGAGCCGAAATTACCGTACAAGGAAACTTGCAGGTGAATAATTCAGGGGCATTAACGGAGCTAGTTTATAAGGGTTTAGGGATTGGCACAGCACCAATGTGGGGATTCAACGCAGGACTGGAAAATAAATCTCTAAAATTAGTGCTAGAGGATTACGAGCCTTCTCCCTTACCCGTAAAAGTTGTCTATCGGCGTGGACGATTTATCTCAGCAAAAATTAAGTGCTTTATTAGTTTTCTGAAGCAGGAATTAAAATTCTAA
- the menB gene encoding 1,4-dihydroxy-2-naphthoyl-CoA synthase: protein MKDWQNVGEFTDILYHKHDGIAKITINRPHVRNAFRPETIAEMIQAFNDAREDTTIGVVLLTGANPAPDGKYAFCAGGDQKIRGDGGYISESGIPRLNVLDLQRIIRTIPKPVIALVAGYAIGGGHVLHVICDLTIAAENAIFGQTGAMVGSFDGGFGASYLARIVGQKKAREIWYLCRQYNAQEALEMGLVNKVVPIEQLEAEGIAWAEEILDKSPLAIRCLKSAFNAECDGQAGIQELAGNATMLFYMTEEAQEGKNAFLEKRKPNFRQYPKLP from the coding sequence ATGAAAGATTGGCAGAATGTAGGCGAGTTTACAGATATTCTTTATCACAAGCATGATGGCATAGCCAAGATTACGATCAATCGTCCCCATGTGCGTAATGCTTTTCGACCCGAAACGATCGCCGAAATGATTCAGGCTTTTAATGATGCCCGTGAAGATACTACGATTGGAGTTGTGCTTTTAACAGGTGCTAATCCTGCTCCTGATGGTAAGTATGCTTTCTGTGCAGGCGGAGATCAAAAAATTCGCGGCGATGGTGGTTATATATCTGAAAGTGGCATTCCCCGCTTAAACGTCCTTGATTTACAACGCATAATTAGAACTATTCCTAAACCTGTAATTGCTCTCGTGGCTGGCTATGCGATCGGGGGTGGTCATGTTTTACATGTCATTTGTGATTTAACGATCGCTGCGGAAAATGCGATTTTTGGGCAAACGGGGGCTATGGTCGGCAGTTTTGATGGTGGTTTTGGTGCCTCCTATTTAGCTCGGATCGTGGGACAGAAAAAAGCAAGGGAAATTTGGTACCTATGCCGTCAATATAATGCCCAAGAAGCTTTGGAAATGGGATTAGTAAATAAGGTGGTTCCCATTGAGCAACTAGAGGCAGAGGGAATTGCTTGGGCTGAGGAAATTTTAGATAAAAGTCCGTTGGCAATCCGTTGTCTCAAGTCTGCTTTTAATGCTGAATGTGATGGGCAAGCGGGAATTCAAGAATTAGCGGGTAATGCGACGATGTTGTTTTATATGACGGAAGAGGCGCAGGAGGGAAAAAATGCCTTCTTAGAGAAGCGTAAGCCTAATTTTCGTCAATATCCCAAGTTACCTTAA
- a CDS encoding DUF2973 domain-containing protein — protein sequence MLQILYIVAFTLLSLVAVSNLIKSMIALSQTEIKATNRAARRPRPTIHPELIDENGNITDEPLLVMRSLNFDDARSRLDAIYNSSPNTDN from the coding sequence ATGCTGCAAATTTTATACATAGTTGCCTTTACACTCCTTTCTTTAGTTGCTGTGTCGAATTTAATTAAAAGTATGATCGCTCTGTCCCAAACTGAGATCAAGGCTACCAATCGCGCGGCAAGAAGACCTCGTCCAACTATTCACCCTGAATTAATTGATGAAAACGGCAATATTACCGACGAACCCTTGTTAGTAATGCGATCGCTAAATTTTGATGATGCCCGATCTCGCCTTGATGCAATTTATAATTCATCACCTAATACTGATAACTAA
- a CDS encoding HEAT repeat domain-containing protein, translating to MIDPNPAVTVDSSSQNSLMSADEELFHPDPEEMLVLLSSENVLERMQAARAFCEIQDHRAIPKLILLLEDTCTLVRVSAAYALGRNPVLSLDFLTQFLPELSDHFSIVDYLIAKLSNEWNGYVRKGIVWTLGNYKDVKALNPLVSALKYDIAAVRLWAASALGQLGQPQAVDALTSALISDHVAGVRSNCAWALGKLLIKVSDRSPQNDTYQSAIDALVNAIDDIDLGVQSDAKVTLRRLGDPRGLKVLEKIDYEQGYCDYPI from the coding sequence ATGATTGACCCAAACCCAGCCGTAACAGTTGATAGCTCATCGCAAAATTCTTTAATGTCAGCAGATGAGGAGCTATTTCATCCTGACCCAGAGGAAATGTTGGTACTTTTAAGCTCTGAAAATGTATTAGAAAGAATGCAGGCAGCAAGGGCATTTTGTGAGATTCAAGATCATAGAGCAATTCCTAAACTGATTTTGCTACTAGAAGATACCTGTACATTGGTGAGGGTTAGTGCCGCCTACGCTTTAGGACGTAATCCAGTTTTATCTCTAGATTTTTTAACTCAATTTCTGCCCGAACTTTCCGATCATTTTTCCATAGTTGATTATCTAATTGCTAAGCTCAGTAATGAGTGGAATGGCTATGTGCGTAAAGGGATTGTTTGGACATTAGGCAATTATAAGGATGTTAAAGCTCTCAATCCACTGGTCTCAGCCTTAAAATATGATATTGCGGCGGTTAGGCTTTGGGCTGCTAGTGCTTTGGGGCAGTTAGGACAACCACAGGCAGTAGATGCGTTAACATCAGCTTTGATTAGTGATCATGTTGCTGGAGTGAGGAGTAATTGTGCATGGGCTTTAGGTAAGCTATTGATAAAAGTAAGCGATCGCTCACCCCAAAATGATACCTATCAATCTGCCATAGATGCTTTAGTTAATGCCATAGATGACATAGACTTGGGTGTGCAGAGTGATGCCAAAGTAACACTACGCAGACTTGGAGACCCTAGAGGACTAAAGGTTTTAGAAAAAATAGATTACGAGCAGGGATACTGTGACTACCCAATTTAG
- a CDS encoding FHA domain-containing protein has translation MITLHLLHPTEKTPMQKWSFESEPVIRIGRVEDNHVILYSSVVSRHHAELRRQPRYWEIVGLGANGTFINGEKISQAKITSGTIIRLANSGPRIQIFLDASENEVVNDENVLESQSLPSERKNDPAKERRTFLAPRLDR, from the coding sequence GTGATTACCCTACATCTTTTACACCCCACCGAAAAAACTCCTATGCAAAAATGGAGCTTTGAATCGGAGCCAGTAATTCGCATCGGTCGAGTAGAAGATAACCATGTCATCCTCTATAGTTCTGTGGTTTCTAGACATCATGCTGAACTCCGCCGACAGCCTCGTTATTGGGAAATAGTAGGACTGGGAGCAAATGGCACTTTTATTAATGGAGAAAAGATAAGTCAAGCCAAGATCACCAGTGGTACCATTATTAGACTAGCTAACTCTGGTCCCAGAATTCAGATTTTCCTCGATGCTAGTGAAAATGAAGTGGTAAACGATGAAAATGTACTAGAGAGCCAATCCTTACCCTCTGAACGCAAAAATGACCCAGCCAAAGAACGTAGGACTTTTTTAGCCCCTCGACTAGATCGGTAG
- the nuoK gene encoding NADH-quinone oxidoreductase subunit NuoK: protein MSLEPFLLIAAALFCIGIYGLITSRNAVRVLMSVELMLNAVNLNLLAFSNFLDSGNIRGQVFATFVIAIAAAEAAVGLAIILSIYRSRDTVDMEQFNLLRW from the coding sequence ATGTCTCTAGAACCATTTTTACTGATTGCAGCAGCTTTGTTTTGTATTGGCATCTATGGGCTAATTACCAGTCGTAATGCTGTACGGGTATTAATGTCTGTGGAACTAATGCTAAATGCCGTGAATTTGAATTTGTTAGCATTTTCTAATTTTTTAGATTCTGGCAATATTCGAGGACAGGTATTTGCTACTTTTGTGATTGCGATCGCTGCTGCTGAAGCTGCTGTTGGTTTGGCAATCATTCTATCTATTTACCGTAGTCGTGACACAGTTGATATGGAGCAGTTTAATTTATTGCGCTGGTAA
- a CDS encoding NADH-quinone oxidoreductase subunit J — MNLSDGVQSVSLVILSAMIVAAAMGVVLLPNIVYSAFLLGGVFVSVAGLYLLLNADFVAAAQVLIYVGAVNVLILFAIMLVNKRQDYPVFKLSGLRNTITALVSIALFTLLAVTLTSTNWTVQPATFVLTSTLVTIAKHFFYDYLLPFELASVLLLVALIGAIVLARREFIPETIKSSISEDDSLSLLEKPREQLVSTKP; from the coding sequence ATGAATTTAAGTGATGGAGTTCAATCTGTTTCACTAGTGATCCTGTCAGCGATGATAGTAGCCGCAGCTATGGGTGTTGTTTTATTACCTAACATCGTCTATTCAGCCTTTTTATTGGGTGGCGTATTTGTGAGTGTAGCTGGTCTTTATCTGTTACTCAATGCCGACTTTGTGGCAGCTGCTCAAGTTTTAATTTATGTTGGGGCTGTCAATGTGTTGATTTTATTTGCAATTATGCTTGTAAATAAGCGTCAAGACTATCCTGTATTTAAGCTAAGTGGTTTGAGAAATACAATTACCGCTCTAGTTTCCATTGCTCTATTTACCTTGTTAGCTGTGACTTTAACCTCAACTAACTGGACAGTCCAGCCTGCTACCTTTGTTTTAACTTCAACTTTAGTCACGATCGCTAAACATTTCTTCTACGACTACTTGTTACCCTTTGAGTTGGCATCTGTACTGCTATTAGTAGCTTTAATTGGAGCAATTGTGTTGGCGCGCCGTGAGTTTATTCCCGAAACCATAAAATCTAGTATCTCTGAAGATGATTCCTTATCTCTACTGGAGAAACCACGGGAACAGTTAGTTAGTACCAAGCCTTAA
- the ndhI gene encoding NAD(P)H-quinone oxidoreductase subunit I, whose translation MKFLNKVGDYAKEAVQAAKYIGQGLSVTFDHMRRRPITVQYPYEKLIPSERFRGRIHFEFDKCISCEVCVRVCPINLPVVDWEFNPQIKKKELKSYSIDFGVCIFCGNCVEYCPTNCLSMTEEYDLSTYDRHELNFDNVALGRLPSKVTEDPLVTPIRELGYLPKGVMDGHEVSYTERRAGQRPEEIIEANTN comes from the coding sequence ATGAAATTTTTGAATAAGGTCGGTGACTATGCCAAAGAAGCAGTACAAGCAGCTAAATATATTGGTCAGGGTTTATCTGTAACCTTCGATCACATGCGCCGTCGCCCGATTACTGTGCAGTATCCTTACGAAAAGCTGATTCCTTCCGAACGCTTCCGTGGGCGTATTCACTTTGAGTTTGATAAATGTATTTCCTGTGAGGTTTGTGTTCGAGTATGCCCCATAAACTTACCCGTGGTTGACTGGGAGTTTAACCCCCAAATTAAGAAAAAAGAACTAAAAAGTTATAGCATTGACTTCGGCGTGTGTATATTTTGCGGTAACTGTGTGGAGTACTGCCCTACCAATTGTCTATCCATGACCGAGGAATATGATTTATCTACCTACGATCGCCACGAACTAAATTTTGATAATGTGGCTCTAGGACGACTACCCTCCAAGGTTACCGAAGACCCTCTAGTTACCCCCATTCGTGAACTGGGATACTTGCCTAAAGGGGTAATGGATGGGCATGAAGTCTCCTATACCGAGCGTAGGGCGGGACAAAGACCCGAAGAAATCATCGAAGCCAATACAAATTAG
- a CDS encoding GAF domain-containing protein, whose protein sequence is MIDQTEANLRAEQIIETEGVKLIDNLLAIGNALSTRTDLQDILNLILLKAREITYSDAGSFYLIDHRLPHPAICFEVSQNSSQPERSLVDFAVPMTKQTLVGYVAITGEVLNIPNVYEIPTDAPYHHHHAFDEDISYRACSVVVLPMKNAEGLVFGVMQLINRKLSPDIILTPDNALAMTQPYSIWEEKILRSLVSQATLFVEHYRLLNPESSIH, encoded by the coding sequence ATGATCGACCAGACTGAAGCTAACCTTAGAGCAGAGCAAATAATTGAGACTGAGGGTGTTAAATTAATCGATAACCTTTTGGCGATCGGTAATGCTTTATCCACAAGGACAGACCTTCAGGATATTCTCAATCTGATTTTGCTTAAAGCCCGTGAGATTACTTATAGCGATGCGGGAAGTTTTTACTTGATTGATCATCGCTTACCCCATCCCGCTATTTGTTTTGAGGTTTCTCAGAATTCTTCCCAGCCTGAACGGTCTTTAGTTGATTTTGCTGTACCAATGACGAAGCAAACCTTAGTTGGATATGTGGCAATTACGGGAGAGGTCTTAAATATTCCCAATGTCTATGAAATTCCTACGGATGCTCCCTATCACCATCATCACGCCTTTGATGAAGATATTAGTTATAGGGCATGTTCGGTGGTAGTTTTACCGATGAAAAATGCTGAAGGTTTGGTGTTTGGAGTAATGCAGCTAATTAATCGCAAACTTAGTCCAGATATTATTCTTACTCCAGATAATGCCTTGGCAATGACCCAGCCTTACTCGATTTGGGAAGAAAAAATCCTGAGATCGCTCGTCAGTCAGGCTACTTTATTTGTTGAGCATTATCGCTTATTAAATCCTGAGTCTTCAATACATTAA
- a CDS encoding IS630 family transposase: MIAWFGINIIGLNGKVRFFCQDETRIGLKTISGRKITARGVKPKGKVQWQFKATYLYRIVEPSTGESFFYEFTHLNSECFQVFLNLVSAYFQGDIIVMQVDQAGAHRAKRLKIPKNIILLFQPAHAPETNPIERVWQHFKLGLRWKLPKDLDQLRALMRERLEVMTQEVIASIVGWDYILEALSVARI, encoded by the coding sequence ATGATTGCCTGGTTCGGCATTAATATAATCGGACTAAATGGCAAAGTGAGATTCTTTTGTCAAGATGAAACACGAATTGGGTTAAAGACAATTAGTGGAAGGAAGATCACAGCAAGAGGAGTCAAACCCAAAGGTAAAGTTCAGTGGCAGTTTAAGGCAACTTACCTCTATCGAATTGTAGAACCATCAACAGGGGAAAGCTTTTTCTATGAATTTACTCACCTTAATAGTGAATGCTTCCAAGTATTTCTGAACTTAGTAAGCGCATATTTTCAAGGTGACATCATCGTTATGCAAGTGGATCAAGCAGGAGCACACAGAGCAAAACGGTTAAAGATTCCTAAAAATATTATTTTGCTATTTCAGCCTGCCCATGCACCTGAGACTAATCCCATTGAAAGAGTGTGGCAGCATTTCAAATTAGGGTTGAGGTGGAAACTGCCAAAAGATCTTGACCAGTTGCGTGCATTAATGCGGGAAAGGTTAGAAGTTATGACTCAGGAGGTAATTGCTTCGATTGTTGGGTGGGATTATATTTTAGAGGCTTTATCTGTAGCTCGTATTTAA
- a CDS encoding helix-turn-helix domain-containing protein has protein sequence MAGVYKLEIKESEEELKHMLRVQKTASDKERIQMLYLLKTKQASTIQTASTILGRHRVTLQDWLGNYRKGGIVGLLGHKPRTGRKQSIPQWAQKALIKKLEEAEGFESYGQICQWLENQLGIKSNYKTVHHLVRYRLKARPKVTRPVSAGKSEEQVEAYKKPCQYYKHDCLVRH, from the coding sequence ATGGCAGGAGTATACAAATTAGAGATCAAAGAAAGTGAAGAAGAGCTAAAACATATGCTGAGAGTGCAAAAGACCGCATCAGATAAAGAAAGAATTCAGATGCTGTATCTGTTAAAAACAAAACAAGCAAGCACAATCCAGACAGCATCGACAATACTGGGACGGCATCGAGTTACATTGCAAGATTGGTTAGGGAATTATCGCAAAGGGGGAATAGTAGGACTATTAGGACATAAACCTAGAACAGGGCGAAAACAGAGTATTCCACAATGGGCGCAGAAAGCATTGATAAAAAAGCTGGAAGAAGCAGAAGGCTTTGAAAGTTATGGGCAGATCTGCCAATGGTTAGAGAACCAATTAGGAATCAAATCAAACTATAAAACTGTGCATCATCTAGTCCGATATCGGCTGAAAGCCAGACCGAAAGTGACACGTCCAGTCAGCGCAGGAAAGTCAGAAGAGCAAGTAGAAGCATATAAAAAACCTTGCCAGTATTATAAGCATGATTGCCTGGTTCGGCATTAA
- the glyA gene encoding serine hydroxymethyltransferase, which yields MSDLGLLSNTDPTIALIIGKELHRQRNNIELIASENFASPAVMAAQGSVLTNKYAEGLPSKRYYGGCEFVDEIEAIAIDRAKELFGAAHANVQPHSGAQANFAVFLSLLEPGDTIMGMDLSHGGHLTHGSPVNVSGKWFKVASYGVSPTTEQLDYDLIREQALLHKPKLLICGYSAYPRTIYFDKFRAIADEIGAYLMADIAHIAGLVATGHHPSPIPYCDVVTTTTHKTLRGPRGGLILTRDLELGKKFDKAVFPGTQGGPLEHVIAAKAVAFGEALQPEFKTYSGQVIANAKALGERLQERGFKLVSNGTDNHLILVDLRSINMTGKVADQLVSDVNITANKNTVPFDTASPFVTSGLRLGAPAMTTRGLGVEDFREVADIIADRLLNPEDQNIEAKCKQRVATLCDHFPLYPNLYTATKIPALA from the coding sequence GTGTCAGATTTAGGACTTTTGAGTAATACCGACCCTACCATCGCTTTAATTATTGGCAAGGAATTACATAGACAACGTAATAATATTGAATTGATTGCCAGTGAAAACTTTGCCTCGCCCGCAGTGATGGCAGCACAGGGATCAGTTTTAACCAATAAGTACGCTGAAGGTTTACCCAGCAAGCGTTACTATGGTGGTTGTGAATTTGTTGATGAAATTGAAGCGATCGCCATTGATCGGGCAAAGGAATTATTTGGGGCAGCCCATGCCAATGTTCAACCCCATTCGGGAGCGCAGGCTAACTTTGCTGTCTTCCTATCCCTACTAGAACCGGGCGATACAATCATGGGAATGGACTTGTCCCACGGTGGACATCTCACCCACGGCTCTCCAGTAAATGTATCAGGTAAATGGTTTAAGGTAGCAAGCTATGGTGTTAGTCCCACAACTGAGCAGCTTGACTATGACTTAATTCGTGAACAGGCTCTTTTGCATAAACCTAAGCTCTTAATTTGCGGTTATTCTGCCTATCCTCGGACAATTTACTTTGATAAATTCAGAGCGATCGCCGATGAAATTGGGGCATACCTAATGGCAGATATTGCTCATATTGCGGGACTGGTTGCCACCGGACATCACCCTAGCCCCATTCCTTACTGTGATGTGGTTACGACTACAACTCACAAAACCCTGCGTGGACCTCGTGGTGGTTTGATTTTAACCCGTGATCTGGAATTGGGTAAAAAGTTTGATAAGGCTGTGTTCCCCGGCACCCAAGGTGGACCCTTAGAACATGTAATTGCTGCCAAGGCTGTGGCTTTTGGTGAGGCTTTACAACCAGAATTTAAAACTTACTCTGGGCAAGTAATTGCTAATGCTAAAGCTCTGGGAGAACGCTTACAGGAACGAGGCTTTAAGCTGGTTTCCAATGGTACGGATAATCATTTGATTTTGGTAGATTTGCGATCGATTAATATGACTGGTAAGGTGGCTGACCAGCTAGTTAGTGATGTCAATATTACTGCCAATAAAAATACAGTTCCCTTTGATACTGCTTCACCTTTTGTTACCAGTGGCTTGCGTTTAGGTGCGCCAGCAATGACCACACGGGGATTAGGGGTAGAAGACTTTAGGGAAGTTGCCGATATTATTGCCGATCGCCTACTCAATCCTGAAGATCAAAATATCGAAGCAAAATGTAAACAAAGGGTAGCTACTCTGTGCGATCACTTTCCGCTTTATCCAAACTTATATACAGCCACTAAAATTCCCGCCTTAGCTTAG